In Leptospira harrisiae, the following proteins share a genomic window:
- a CDS encoding helix-turn-helix domain-containing protein — MKTNRTGIWIPVWIENLNLSHSQTKLYAEIVSLHDKGGCFASNRYFGEVLGLKIDTVSRLITSLKKLGLLEQTGFDGRRRFLKPLFAKPTTIEFESKDKPSEKNPIRETKPFVEKLQARTFQKSNAESESFAVSIFSTIEVQKKVQKKGSWEEFKSWSERTLSKSTSCQIANITSPEFLQGASLLIWKNWMEKQKSFPNTQIQYASTF, encoded by the coding sequence ATGAAAACTAATCGAACAGGAATTTGGATTCCCGTTTGGATTGAGAATTTAAATTTATCTCATAGCCAGACAAAGTTATATGCTGAGATCGTATCTCTTCATGACAAAGGCGGATGTTTCGCATCCAATCGTTATTTCGGAGAAGTCCTTGGGCTCAAAATAGATACAGTATCTCGACTCATTACATCCTTAAAGAAGTTAGGACTTCTGGAACAAACAGGCTTTGACGGCAGAAGACGGTTTTTAAAACCACTTTTTGCAAAGCCAACCACAATAGAATTTGAATCCAAAGATAAACCCTCGGAAAAAAATCCAATACGGGAAACAAAGCCATTCGTAGAAAAACTCCAGGCCCGGACCTTTCAAAAATCCAATGCAGAATCGGAAAGTTTTGCCGTCTCTATATTTAGTACAATAGAGGTACAAAAAAAAGTACAGAAGAAAGGTTCTTGGGAAGAATTTAAAAGTTGGAGTGAAAGAACTTTATCAAAGTCTACTTCCTGCCAAATTGCAAATATCACTTCACCTGAATTTTTGCAAGGGGCATCCCTTTTGATTTGGAAAAATTGGATGGAAAAACAAAAATCTTTTCCAAACACCCAAATACAATATGCTTCAACATTTTAG
- a CDS encoding TetR/AcrR family transcriptional regulator, whose protein sequence is MRRSSYHHGDLKNSIIKSCHKLLQKKGVSDFSLREVATLSGVSHAAVYRHFQHKDEVLEILSSIGFDRLGSLQKKVPQVLGNPDDYFVKLGLVYIQFAIKNPNYYRLMFQTKRTSESKVLKQSKLKSYAILVRGCRFYLKEKRRKENHRSFALMAWSLVHGYSNLCLETDFPDTESKNLKKTKMQMAEDILRFTI, encoded by the coding sequence GTGAGACGATCCTCTTACCACCATGGTGATTTAAAAAACTCTATCATTAAATCTTGCCATAAATTATTACAAAAAAAAGGGGTTAGTGATTTTTCTCTTCGTGAAGTGGCCACCCTTTCTGGGGTTTCACATGCTGCTGTTTACAGGCATTTCCAACATAAAGATGAGGTTTTAGAAATTTTATCTTCGATTGGATTTGATCGGCTTGGATCCTTACAAAAGAAAGTTCCACAGGTTTTAGGAAATCCTGATGATTATTTTGTAAAATTAGGTCTAGTCTACATTCAGTTTGCAATCAAGAATCCAAATTATTACCGTCTTATGTTTCAAACCAAAAGAACAAGCGAATCTAAGGTTCTTAAACAATCTAAATTAAAATCTTATGCAATCCTTGTCCGTGGTTGCCGGTTTTATTTAAAAGAAAAACGTAGAAAAGAGAACCACCGAAGTTTTGCTCTCATGGCATGGTCGCTTGTGCACGGGTATAGCAATTTATGTTTAGAAACTGACTTTCCCGATACAGAAAGTAAAAATCTTAAAAAAACAAAAATGCAGATGGCAGAAGACATCCTAAGATTTACTATCTAG
- a CDS encoding PaaI family thioesterase has product MQTLTTEETQKILEEMTVNFNHGGRKITVPPPIFLAMKAEILSYTKGKSITVAFPVSDEQTNPMGMMQGGVIAAAFDNAFGPLSYLVAKRPTTTIDMNIQYIRGVAVNQRVIVKATVEAKGFSTIHMIGEMRTEKDKLLATATTNLLILKIPGGGE; this is encoded by the coding sequence ATGCAAACACTTACAACCGAAGAAACCCAAAAAATCTTAGAAGAGATGACAGTCAATTTTAACCACGGGGGAAGAAAAATTACAGTTCCGCCTCCCATTTTTCTCGCAATGAAGGCAGAAATTCTTTCCTATACCAAAGGAAAAAGTATAACGGTTGCTTTCCCGGTCTCTGACGAACAAACCAATCCAATGGGGATGATGCAAGGTGGAGTCATCGCAGCAGCATTTGACAATGCTTTCGGGCCTCTTAGTTATTTGGTAGCAAAACGTCCGACGACAACGATTGATATGAATATTCAATACATTCGCGGGGTAGCTGTGAACCAACGAGTGATTGTAAAAGCAACAGTGGAAGCTAAGGGTTTTTCAACCATTCATATGATAGGGGAAATGCGCACAGAAAAAGATAAACTTTTAGCAACGGCAACGACGAATCTTTTGATTTTAAAAATCCCTGGAGGAGGGGAGTAG
- a CDS encoding TetR/AcrR family transcriptional regulator: protein MPIKTSLKSENKKQQAREKSIERILASAIVLFAKHGFSQTTMEMIANHAKISKGLAYNYFKSKNQIFEQIIDSHLAKQEKFYSNIPPNLSAKEYVREFFNRSIQFAKEERKTMVLISVCLFQPGSVSLSKKMLENVERRFAPFKEAMRERFRSYGVKEPDKEMILIKTFLHGVIMSQHFNDTTTCTPTIIEMVLERYDYKD, encoded by the coding sequence GTGCCCATTAAGACATCGCTGAAATCGGAGAACAAAAAACAACAAGCAAGGGAGAAGTCCATTGAAAGGATTCTTGCCTCGGCAATTGTATTGTTCGCAAAACATGGGTTCTCTCAAACCACCATGGAAATGATCGCAAATCATGCCAAAATTTCCAAGGGACTTGCTTATAATTATTTTAAGAGCAAAAATCAAATTTTTGAACAAATCATCGATTCCCACCTAGCAAAACAGGAAAAATTTTACAGTAACATTCCCCCAAACCTCTCTGCTAAAGAGTATGTTAGGGAATTTTTTAACCGATCCATCCAATTTGCTAAAGAAGAAAGAAAAACCATGGTTTTGATTTCTGTATGTCTTTTCCAACCTGGTTCTGTCTCACTTTCGAAAAAGATGTTAGAAAATGTGGAACGACGATTTGCCCCGTTCAAAGAGGCAATGCGGGAACGTTTTCGGTCTTATGGGGTCAAAGAACCAGATAAGGAAATGATCCTTATTAAAACATTTCTTCATGGTGTCATCATGAGCCAACATTTCAATGATACAACAACTTGTACACCAACGATCATTGAAATGGTTTTAGAAAGGTACGATTACAAAGATTAA